From the Clostridiales bacterium FE2011 genome, one window contains:
- a CDS encoding ABC transporter ATP-binding protein: protein MKNKSSLAMENVTIRTKKPLRTLYQGVKLPVLRTLFGSLLYLVGTLIVASQADTVAAISVGKFQNFSPIVTYALMCILGYVFSYASVVADLGFVELAANIRKKIWKKVMRLPFSYYDRESPNRVLSRVTSDPEYSYLPFKLLQLIFTLLAFLPIVLAGEAAIGELTPYLLIGFIATIGIMLFSARFSERGAVYVAGKLAAFTAFLAERFGRIRFIKAMNSEEKENAAGLRCIEDRYEADKYNAMANTLVMFGQTFLIFVLFTVAFLIGSMLIRNGRVQSGAALAAFYAYGNNLVLVFQFFAQFPSVFSATKGGSKKIVSILEEEEEDPDQGKSEFTAAGDLCMDKVSFGYNDREVIHGISTHIPKGKITAIVGPNGSGKTTVLRLLNRLYPDFGGNIRIGEDGNEVSLRAWRDRFGVVSQNAGLFEGSIRDNICYGVRDVKEEELQAVISLACLEDLIASHEGGLDFNVGFNGEKLSGGEQQRIAIARAMLKNPDYLILDEATANLDPVTEEKIRTGMKALIQGRTAIIVAHNYRTVAEAQHVIVMRNGTVEDEGTVEELKDRNAFFKAFAGH from the coding sequence ATGAAGAACAAGTCCAGCCTTGCAATGGAAAACGTCACGATCAGGACGAAGAAGCCATTGAGAACCCTCTATCAGGGCGTGAAGCTGCCCGTGCTCCGTACCTTGTTCGGATCGCTGCTGTACCTGGTCGGTACACTGATTGTTGCGTCGCAGGCTGACACTGTGGCCGCGATCTCTGTCGGTAAATTCCAGAATTTTTCGCCCATTGTCACCTATGCGCTGATGTGTATCCTCGGCTATGTGTTTTCCTATGCCAGCGTGGTGGCTGATCTCGGCTTTGTGGAGCTGGCGGCAAATATCCGGAAAAAGATCTGGAAGAAAGTTATGCGGCTCCCGTTCAGCTACTACGACCGGGAAAGCCCCAACAGGGTTCTGAGCCGCGTCACATCAGACCCGGAGTATTCCTATCTGCCTTTTAAACTGCTCCAGCTCATTTTTACTTTGCTGGCTTTCCTTCCGATTGTGCTGGCGGGTGAGGCGGCCATCGGGGAACTGACTCCGTACCTGCTCATCGGCTTTATCGCCACCATTGGCATTATGCTTTTCTCCGCCCGCTTCAGCGAACGGGGGGCTGTGTATGTGGCCGGAAAACTTGCCGCTTTTACCGCCTTTCTTGCAGAACGCTTCGGCAGAATCCGCTTCATCAAAGCCATGAACAGCGAGGAAAAGGAGAATGCGGCAGGTCTTCGCTGTATTGAGGATCGTTACGAGGCGGACAAATACAACGCCATGGCCAATACCCTTGTTATGTTCGGCCAGACTTTTCTGATCTTCGTTCTGTTTACCGTTGCTTTTCTCATCGGCAGCATGCTCATCCGGAACGGCCGTGTTCAGTCCGGTGCGGCGCTGGCTGCGTTCTATGCTTACGGAAACAATCTGGTTCTGGTGTTTCAGTTCTTCGCTCAGTTCCCGTCCGTGTTCTCCGCTACAAAGGGCGGTAGCAAAAAGATCGTCTCCATCCTGGAGGAAGAAGAAGAGGATCCGGATCAGGGAAAAAGTGAGTTTACGGCAGCCGGGGATCTGTGTATGGACAAGGTCTCCTTTGGCTACAACGACAGGGAAGTCATCCACGGCATCAGTACGCATATCCCCAAAGGAAAGATTACAGCGATTGTCGGCCCGAACGGCAGCGGCAAAACAACAGTATTGCGCCTGCTGAATCGCCTGTATCCGGATTTCGGCGGAAACATCCGGATCGGCGAGGACGGAAACGAGGTGTCCCTGCGCGCCTGGCGTGACCGCTTCGGCGTTGTCAGCCAGAACGCCGGCCTTTTCGAAGGAAGTATCCGCGACAATATCTGCTATGGCGTCAGGGATGTTAAGGAAGAGGAGCTGCAGGCTGTCATCTCCCTGGCCTGCCTGGAAGACCTGATCGCCTCCCATGAGGGAGGACTCGACTTCAACGTCGGTTTCAACGGAGAGAAGCTCTCCGGCGGCGAACAGCAGCGGATCGCCATTGCCAGGGCGATGCTGAAAAATCCGGACTATCTGATCCTGGACGAGGCGACCGCCAACCTGGACCCCGTGACGGAAGAAAAGATCCGGACCGGTATGAAGGCCCTTATCCAGGGCAGGACAGCCATCATCGTTGCACATAACTATCGGACCGTAGCCGAGGCCCAGCATGTGATCGTGATGCGCAACGGAACCGTCGAGGATGAAGGGACCGTTGAGGAATTAAAGGACAGGAATGCATTTTTCAAGGCGTTTGCCGGGCATTGA
- the nuoE gene encoding NADH-quinone oxidoreductase subunit NuoE encodes MPDNKEKYAKLQEVIEKHKGERGAVMPCLQEAMNIFGYVPQDVQEMIADGLGVTLSEVYGVSTFYSQFSLKPKGKHVIGVCLGTACYVKGSQKIIEKLSEELKIQPGDTTDDGLFTLNATRCLGACGLAPVMMIGEEVYGRLTPDQVPGILETYRA; translated from the coding sequence ATGCCTGACAACAAGGAAAAGTATGCAAAGCTGCAGGAAGTGATCGAGAAGCACAAGGGTGAACGCGGTGCCGTGATGCCCTGCCTGCAGGAGGCCATGAACATTTTCGGCTATGTGCCGCAGGATGTTCAGGAAATGATCGCGGACGGACTGGGCGTAACCCTGTCTGAAGTCTACGGTGTTTCCACTTTCTATTCCCAGTTCTCCCTGAAGCCTAAGGGAAAACACGTGATCGGTGTGTGCCTGGGCACGGCCTGCTACGTCAAGGGAAGCCAGAAGATCATCGAAAAGCTTTCCGAGGAGCTGAAAATCCAGCCCGGAGATACCACGGACGACGGTCTGTTCACACTGAACGCTACCCGTTGCCTGGGTGCCTGCGGTCTTGCTCCCGTTATGATGATCGGCGAAGAGGTATACGGCCGGCTGACGCCGGATCAGGTCCCCGGTATTCTCGAAACCTATCGTGCGTGA
- a CDS encoding (2Fe-2S) ferredoxin domain-containing protein, producing MKSLADLEAIRAKTLESINMRKDTDACRVVIGMATCGIAAGARPVMLAFMEEIQKRNLQHVTVSQTGCIGMCRYEPMLDVILPGKEKVTYIHVKPEMVPRIVAEHIVNGQPVEEYTIGAAKD from the coding sequence ATGAAATCTTTGGCAGATCTGGAAGCCATCCGCGCAAAGACGCTGGAAAGCATTAACATGCGCAAGGACACGGACGCCTGCCGCGTTGTAATCGGCATGGCCACCTGCGGTATTGCCGCCGGCGCCCGCCCCGTGATGCTTGCCTTTATGGAAGAAATCCAGAAGCGGAACCTGCAGCACGTGACCGTGAGCCAGACCGGCTGCATCGGTATGTGCCGTTATGAGCCTATGCTGGACGTGATCCTGCCCGGCAAGGAAAAGGTTACCTACATCCACGTGAAGCCTGAAATGGTGCCGCGGATCGTAGCTGAGCACATTGTTAACGGTCAGCCTGTGGAAGAATATACCATCGGCGCCGCAAAAGACTAA
- a CDS encoding ABC transporter ATP-binding protein, with protein MGKAAIELTIPEKIAGLADLEFTAVNSPVVKTAVSICLTLFALALAEFVGGLVSTYITYIAKARIHRNFQAAASRKVFSLTAAEAEARDPKEFISRITTDTGFVSDFLIDLLVIEIPRLYFITSTLVKVSRMGNGSLLLGFILIIPVIVLGALWSGRVTYKSQTRLQNSIARLTARLAEKVEHVEIIKAYNKTEDEIADGDGFIDEMKAAQKKTTLAAAFNQLIANILYAVPTLIIMTAGAILLLGGDITTAQFIAYFGLGATYQRYIADHLTLWVLGKKAQGATLRISEILTLNEDSGGEQKAGRPDDLRFEHVSFSRGGTKTLSDVSFTVKNGSKFAIVGGSGAGKSTLLNLIEQFYRPEQGRITLGGVDIREFEISSYRNLFSYLPQNAPGFDGTVRDFLCYGSGTPHSDEELNKFLKEVDMLEAVELNGGLDYEVGPGASKLSGGQRQRLAVARMLLAGTKMVLADEATSALDYEGSGRIAALIDRYAAGKTRIIVAHDLSTVQDADTILVLNKGRVMGCGSHEELKNCCPEYRSLLSAGEGAKQ; from the coding sequence TTGGGTAAAGCTGCAATTGAGCTGACAATTCCTGAAAAAATCGCCGGTCTGGCTGACCTGGAGTTTACCGCCGTAAACAGTCCTGTGGTAAAAACCGCGGTCAGTATCTGCCTTACGCTTTTTGCCCTGGCCCTGGCAGAGTTTGTCGGCGGACTTGTTTCGACTTATATTACCTATATCGCCAAGGCACGCATCCATCGGAACTTTCAGGCGGCGGCTTCCCGCAAGGTGTTTTCCCTGACTGCCGCGGAGGCGGAGGCACGTGATCCCAAGGAATTCATCTCCCGCATCACGACGGATACCGGCTTTGTAAGTGATTTTCTGATTGATCTGCTGGTCATTGAGATTCCAAGACTGTATTTCATCACAAGTACGCTTGTGAAGGTTTCCCGTATGGGCAACGGATCGCTTTTGCTTGGCTTTATCCTGATTATTCCGGTCATTGTTCTCGGCGCCCTCTGGTCCGGCCGCGTAACATACAAAAGCCAGACCCGGCTTCAAAACTCCATTGCCCGCCTGACAGCCAGGCTTGCCGAAAAGGTGGAGCATGTGGAGATCATCAAGGCATACAACAAGACCGAGGATGAGATTGCAGACGGAGACGGCTTCATTGACGAGATGAAGGCTGCGCAGAAGAAGACCACGCTGGCCGCCGCTTTCAACCAGCTGATCGCAAACATCCTGTACGCAGTGCCGACGCTGATCATTATGACGGCCGGTGCAATCCTGCTTCTGGGCGGGGATATCACTACGGCTCAGTTTATCGCATACTTCGGCCTCGGCGCGACCTATCAGAGGTATATTGCGGACCATCTTACCCTGTGGGTGCTGGGCAAGAAAGCACAGGGCGCAACACTGCGTATTTCTGAAATCCTGACGCTCAATGAGGACAGCGGCGGTGAACAGAAGGCTGGCCGGCCGGATGATCTCAGGTTTGAACATGTTAGCTTCTCCCGCGGCGGAACTAAAACGCTTTCAGATGTCTCCTTCACGGTGAAGAACGGCAGCAAGTTTGCCATTGTGGGCGGAAGCGGAGCCGGGAAATCAACGCTGCTGAACCTGATTGAACAGTTTTACCGTCCGGAGCAGGGCCGTATCACACTGGGCGGCGTGGATATACGCGAATTTGAGATCAGCAGCTACCGGAACCTGTTTTCCTATCTTCCGCAGAATGCCCCGGGCTTTGACGGAACCGTGCGCGATTTTCTTTGCTACGGATCCGGGACGCCTCATTCCGATGAGGAACTGAACAAGTTCCTGAAGGAAGTCGATATGCTGGAGGCAGTCGAGCTGAACGGCGGCCTGGATTACGAGGTCGGGCCGGGAGCGTCGAAGCTCTCCGGCGGACAGAGACAGCGGCTGGCCGTGGCCAGAATGCTGCTGGCAGGAACTAAAATGGTTCTTGCGGATGAGGCTACGAGCGCGCTGGATTATGAAGGGTCCGGGCGTATTGCCGCGCTGATCGACCGATACGCGGCAGGGAAGACAAGGATCATTGTTGCGCACGATCTTTCCACCGTGCAGGACGCGGACACGATCCTGGTGCTTAACAAGGGCCGTGTTATGGGCTGCGGATCCCATGAAGAGCTGAAGAACTGCTGTCCGGAATACCGGAGCCTGCTGTCGGCCGGAGAGGGGGCGAAACAATGA
- a CDS encoding sensor histidine kinase — protein MVRDLSLHLLDLAQNSITAGASLVTIRLTLEENGMLTMELADNGKGMSPELLARVTSPFATTRTTRKVGLGIPMMKENAERAGGTFHLESEEGKGTTLTCSMDTGNIDCLPLGDLSGTLLSLMLTNPLFPDFLFEGKSPKGEGSFDTREVRNALGSDIPFNEPSVAAWLKEALDEEINSIFGGVLI, from the coding sequence ATCGTGCGTGATCTGAGTCTTCACCTGCTGGATCTGGCGCAGAACAGTATCACAGCCGGCGCGAGCCTGGTGACCATCCGTCTGACCCTGGAAGAGAACGGGATGCTGACCATGGAACTCGCGGATAACGGTAAAGGAATGAGCCCGGAGCTGCTGGCCCGGGTAACCAGTCCTTTTGCCACAACCAGGACAACCCGCAAGGTTGGACTGGGAATTCCCATGATGAAGGAGAACGCCGAAAGAGCCGGAGGCACTTTCCATCTGGAAAGTGAGGAAGGAAAGGGAACAACCCTGACCTGTTCCATGGATACCGGCAACATCGACTGTCTTCCGCTTGGGGATTTATCCGGTACTTTGCTGAGTCTGATGCTGACCAATCCGTTGTTTCCGGATTTCCTTTTCGAGGGTAAAAGCCCGAAAGGAGAGGGAAGCTTCGATACGAGAGAGGTCAGGAATGCGCTGGGCAGCGACATCCCCTTTAACGAGCCTTCCGTGGCCGCATGGCTGAAGGAAGCGCTGGACGAGGAAATCAACTCAATCTTTGGAGGTGTATTGATATGA
- the nuoF gene encoding NADH-quinone oxidoreductase subunit NuoF, which translates to MELYRSHVLVCGGTGCSSSGSAKLIERFEEQLKEKGLDKEVKVVRTGCFGLCEAGPVVIVYPEGTFYSRVKEEDVDEIVSEHLLKGRKVQHLVYVDHKTHESSVQKSLNEIGFYKQQQRVALRNCGVIDPENIDEYIAFDGYKALAKALTEMTPEQVCQEVLDSGLRGRGGAGFPTGKKWQFARASQAEHKYFVCNADEGDPGAFMDRSLLEGDPHAILEAMAIGGYAIGADEGWIYVRAEYPIAVKRLEKAIEQAHEYGLLGENIFGTGFNFDIHIRLGAGAFVCGEETALMASIEGKRGEPRPKPPFPAVKGLFESPTNINNVETLGNIAQIILKGADWFKSIGIPSSTGTKVFALGGKINNTGLVEVPMGIPLRTIIEDIGGGCPNGKKFKAVQTGGPSGGCIPASMLDISVDYDSLTKIGAMMGSGGMIVMDEDNCMVDIARFFLDFTVDESCGKCTPCRVGTRRMLEILERITQGKGEEGDIEKLETLAENIKSSALCGLGQTAPNPVLSTIKYFRDEYEAHIKEKRCPAHHCQALLNYKITDACRGCTACARKCPVNAITGNVKEQHVIDQNKCIKCGSCMATCKFGAIIKE; encoded by the coding sequence ATGGAGCTTTATCGTTCTCATGTGCTGGTCTGCGGCGGCACCGGCTGTTCTTCTTCCGGTTCCGCGAAGCTGATTGAACGCTTCGAGGAGCAGCTGAAGGAAAAGGGCCTTGACAAGGAAGTCAAGGTAGTCCGCACGGGCTGCTTCGGACTGTGCGAAGCCGGTCCCGTTGTTATCGTTTATCCCGAAGGAACTTTCTACAGCCGCGTTAAGGAAGAAGACGTGGATGAGATCGTATCCGAGCACCTGCTGAAGGGCCGTAAGGTTCAGCACCTGGTCTATGTGGATCACAAGACCCACGAGAGCAGCGTTCAGAAGAGCCTGAATGAGATCGGCTTCTACAAGCAGCAGCAGCGCGTCGCACTACGGAACTGCGGTGTGATCGATCCTGAAAACATCGATGAATACATTGCCTTCGACGGCTATAAGGCCCTGGCAAAGGCCCTGACCGAAATGACTCCTGAGCAGGTTTGCCAGGAAGTGCTGGATTCCGGTCTGCGCGGCCGCGGCGGCGCCGGTTTCCCCACCGGTAAGAAGTGGCAGTTCGCCCGTGCCAGCCAGGCTGAGCACAAGTACTTCGTCTGTAACGCTGACGAAGGCGACCCCGGCGCGTTCATGGACCGCTCCCTGCTGGAAGGCGATCCCCACGCGATCCTGGAAGCCATGGCCATCGGCGGCTACGCCATCGGCGCTGATGAAGGCTGGATTTACGTCCGTGCTGAGTACCCCATCGCCGTGAAACGCCTGGAGAAGGCCATCGAGCAGGCTCATGAATACGGCCTGCTGGGTGAGAATATCTTCGGCACCGGCTTCAACTTTGACATTCACATCCGCCTGGGCGCCGGCGCGTTCGTGTGCGGCGAAGAAACCGCTCTGATGGCCTCCATCGAAGGCAAGCGCGGCGAGCCCCGTCCGAAGCCCCCGTTCCCGGCTGTGAAGGGTCTGTTTGAGAGCCCCACCAACATCAACAACGTTGAAACCCTGGGCAACATCGCCCAGATCATCCTGAAGGGTGCGGACTGGTTTAAGTCCATTGGTATTCCTTCCTCCACCGGTACAAAAGTTTTCGCCCTGGGCGGCAAGATCAACAACACCGGTCTGGTGGAAGTTCCCATGGGTATCCCGCTGCGCACCATCATCGAAGACATCGGCGGCGGCTGCCCGAACGGCAAGAAGTTCAAGGCCGTTCAGACCGGCGGTCCTTCCGGCGGATGTATCCCCGCCAGCATGCTGGACATCTCCGTGGACTATGACAGCCTGACCAAGATCGGCGCCATGATGGGTTCCGGCGGTATGATCGTCATGGACGAAGACAACTGTATGGTGGACATCGCCCGCTTCTTCCTCGACTTCACAGTTGATGAGAGCTGCGGTAAGTGCACACCCTGCCGCGTTGGTACCCGCCGCATGCTGGAGATCCTTGAACGGATCACCCAGGGCAAGGGCGAAGAAGGCGACATCGAGAAGCTGGAAACCCTGGCCGAAAACATCAAGAGCAGCGCTCTGTGCGGTCTGGGCCAGACGGCTCCGAACCCGGTGCTTTCCACCATCAAGTACTTCCGCGATGAGTATGAAGCGCACATCAAGGAAAAGCGCTGCCCGGCACATCACTGCCAGGCCCTGCTGAACTACAAGATCACCGACGCCTGCCGCGGCTGTACTGCCTGCGCCCGCAAGTGCCCGGTGAACGCGATCACCGGCAACGTCAAGGAACAGCACGTGATCGACCAGAACAAGTGCATCAAGTGCGGAAGCTGCATGGCGACATGTAAGTTCGGCGCTATCATCAAGGAATAA
- a CDS encoding iron hydrogenase small subunit, translated as MENLVKLTIDGVSVEVPAGTTVLEAAKKAGINIPTLCYLKDINQIGACRMCIVDTGARAFGAACVLPVSNGMNVKTNTPKIREARRVNLELLLSNHDKKCLDCARNQKCELQQMCQDLGVDDVDKYKGKMNEYDIDDLSPSIVRNNNKCILCRRCVAACNNTQAVGVIGPMGRGFKTKIGSAWEQPLNDVACINCGQCIAACPTGALYEKDSTKAVWDLLNDETKTVVVQPAPAVRAALGEEFGIPMGTAVTGKMAAALRRLGFNKVFDTDWAADLTIMEEGTEFIGRLTNGGVLPMITSCSPGWIKFCETYYPDFIPNLSSCKSPHEMEGAMIKTYWAEKVGIDPKDIKVVSVMPCTAKKFEAKRPELGHNGLADVDEVITTRELAKMIKEAGIDFANLPDEDFDPVLGESTGAGVIFGATGGVMEAALRTVYEIVTKETLDKVDFTAVRGIEGVKEATIKVGDLDVNVAVAHGTANAAKLLDSVRSGEKTYHFIEVMGCPGGCVTGGGQPIVSAQKRMECDPKTLRAAALYNEDANKPQRKSHENASIMAVYKDYLGEPNSHLAHELLHTHYTARPKYKK; from the coding sequence ATGGAAAATCTCGTTAAGCTTACGATTGACGGCGTCAGTGTTGAAGTTCCGGCCGGCACGACGGTTCTGGAAGCGGCGAAAAAAGCCGGGATCAACATCCCCACGCTGTGCTACCTGAAGGATATCAACCAGATCGGCGCCTGCCGTATGTGTATCGTTGACACCGGTGCCCGCGCGTTCGGCGCGGCCTGCGTGCTGCCCGTGAGCAACGGCATGAACGTCAAGACCAACACCCCCAAGATCCGGGAAGCCCGCCGGGTGAACCTGGAACTGCTGCTGAGCAACCATGACAAGAAGTGCCTGGACTGCGCCCGCAACCAGAAGTGTGAACTGCAGCAGATGTGCCAGGACCTGGGCGTGGATGACGTGGACAAGTACAAGGGCAAGATGAACGAATATGACATTGACGATCTGAGCCCCTCCATCGTCCGCAACAACAACAAGTGCATCCTGTGCCGCCGCTGCGTGGCCGCCTGTAACAACACCCAGGCCGTCGGCGTGATCGGCCCCATGGGACGCGGCTTCAAGACCAAGATCGGCAGCGCCTGGGAGCAGCCCCTGAACGACGTGGCCTGCATCAACTGCGGTCAGTGTATCGCGGCCTGCCCGACCGGCGCTCTGTATGAGAAGGATTCCACCAAGGCTGTCTGGGATCTGCTGAATGACGAAACCAAGACAGTGGTTGTGCAGCCCGCTCCCGCGGTCCGCGCCGCCCTGGGTGAAGAGTTCGGCATCCCGATGGGCACTGCTGTGACCGGCAAAATGGCCGCTGCCCTGCGCCGCCTGGGATTCAACAAGGTGTTTGACACCGACTGGGCTGCTGACCTGACCATCATGGAAGAAGGCACCGAGTTCATCGGCCGCCTGACCAACGGCGGTGTGCTGCCGATGATCACCAGCTGCTCTCCCGGATGGATCAAGTTCTGCGAAACCTACTATCCGGACTTCATTCCGAACCTGTCTTCCTGCAAATCTCCCCACGAGATGGAAGGCGCGATGATCAAGACCTACTGGGCGGAGAAGGTCGGCATCGATCCCAAGGACATCAAGGTTGTGTCCGTGATGCCCTGTACCGCCAAGAAGTTCGAGGCGAAGCGTCCCGAACTGGGCCACAACGGCCTGGCAGACGTTGATGAAGTCATCACCACCCGTGAACTGGCCAAGATGATCAAGGAAGCCGGTATCGACTTCGCAAACCTGCCCGATGAAGACTTTGATCCCGTCCTCGGCGAAAGCACGGGCGCGGGCGTCATCTTCGGCGCGACTGGCGGCGTTATGGAAGCTGCCCTGCGTACCGTCTATGAAATCGTGACCAAGGAAACGCTGGACAAGGTCGACTTCACAGCGGTCCGCGGTATCGAAGGCGTGAAGGAAGCCACCATCAAGGTGGGCGATCTGGACGTCAACGTGGCGGTTGCCCACGGCACTGCCAACGCGGCGAAGCTGCTGGACAGCGTCCGCAGCGGTGAGAAAACCTACCACTTCATCGAGGTCATGGGATGCCCCGGCGGCTGCGTGACCGGCGGCGGTCAGCCCATCGTATCCGCCCAGAAGCGGATGGAATGCGATCCCAAGACCCTGCGTGCCGCGGCCCTGTACAACGAGGACGCGAACAAGCCGCAGCGGAAGTCCCACGAGAACGCTTCCATCATGGCGGTTTACAAAGACTACCTGGGCGAGCCCAACAGCCATCTGGCTCACGAGCTGCTGCATACCCACTATACAGCCCGCCCGAAGTACAAGAAGTAA
- a CDS encoding TetR/AcrR family transcriptional regulator → MDQRNEYSKKAIREALIRLSRTKPYTEISVRELCREAKVSRSTFYNNYRFFNDVVVEMSEAYMEKLRGRRLTREFFDSLKDEGDELKLLLDSGMFGREFSLYLREIVQEEISAIHQRDPGDISVNVATLYHAFGIFGVLQNLLAVQGEPRIKEEVYRRGIDTLMEIIESFTDPPSMLP, encoded by the coding sequence GTGGACCAGAGAAACGAATACTCGAAGAAGGCAATCCGCGAAGCGCTGATTCGGCTGTCCCGAACCAAGCCCTATACTGAAATTTCCGTCAGGGAGTTATGCCGGGAAGCAAAAGTGTCCCGCTCCACGTTTTACAACAATTACCGCTTTTTCAATGATGTGGTTGTGGAAATGAGCGAAGCATATATGGAAAAGCTCCGGGGCAGGCGCCTGACCAGGGAATTCTTTGATTCTTTGAAGGACGAAGGCGACGAGCTGAAACTGCTGCTGGACAGCGGTATGTTCGGGCGGGAATTCAGCCTGTATCTGCGTGAGATCGTTCAGGAAGAGATTTCAGCCATACATCAGCGGGATCCCGGGGATATCTCCGTCAACGTCGCTACGCTTTACCATGCTTTCGGCATCTTCGGCGTGCTGCAGAATCTGCTGGCTGTTCAGGGTGAACCGCGGATCAAAGAGGAGGTCTACCGAAGGGGAATTGACACGCTGATGGAGATCATAGAAAGCTTTACCGATCCGCCCTCTATGCTTCCGTAA